The genomic window CAACCCAACAAGGTTTTTATCATTAAACATTTCTCCTGAAAAAAATCAAACCTGACCGAAATGATGCAAAATCCGAACGGTAACTTCCTGACTTTGTTCTTAACAGGATAACATCGAGCGCACAGAGAACTCCCTGAGTCTGTGGATAAACGAGGCCAAGGATCTGCCGCCTAAACGACGTTATTACTGCGAGGTCCACTTAGACGGGACCCTGTTCGCTCGCACCAGCAGCCGAGCGGTAGGCAAGCCGTCGAACCGGTCCAGCCTGGCAGGTGACGGCTCTACGGGTTCCTCAGGAGGTGTGGGCCCCGGTGGAGGTGCTACTGGATGTCAGCTCTTCTGGGGTGAATTCTTTGAGCTCGATAACCTTCCTGCTGTCTCCCAAATTACCCTGCACCTTTTCCGTGAGGAAGACCCCAAGAAAAAACGTCACTCCCGAGATGAGTCCAGCTTACACCCACTGGGCAGCGTCGCAATCCCTTTGGCTGAGATCCGTGGGAGGACCTACCAGGAGAAGTGGTACCCCATCACCCCCCATAAAGTACAGGGCGCAGCAGGAAACAAAGAACCACTGGGCCTTCAGGCTTCGCTTCGCATTAAGGCCCGTTTCCAGAATCTGCAAGTGCTGCCCATGGAGAAGTACAAAGAATTCGCAGAGTATGTGACTGTCGACTATGTGGAAATGTGCCGAAGTCTGGAGCCCCTTCTGACCGTGAAGGAGAAGGAAGACCTGGCAGGAGCGCTGGTCCATGTGCTGCAGAGTATCGGAAAAGCCAAGGTGAAGAAGGTTTCCAAATCACAATGGGAGCAAAAGTCACTCTAAGTAATGATGATTAAAAATAAGACAcaagggtcattccatggcagttctggtccccacatgaccccctcagaaaagtctgaaaaaaatcacacttgttcacctaccagaaaAACGAACACATCCAGCATttgaatgtcatatctgtaatagtttagcagatacagccctttgaaaattaatgttttttttttaattttgcaaatttgcttttggtccaactttgaggagctctatCTGCTTAGGTATTCAAGTGACACTTCTGAAACTGACTGTCTgggctgaaatccccctgaaaagaccaggTTTGGCATCCAAATAATTGTGTGcaccttcatgtttggtccatgaggccttggaatcaggcccaaaggctcattcttccaaatgtcctctcttcaggcttgcactgtgacagaatggatgaatgtacaGATCTCATTTTTagtttaccagccgacaggccgtaaactGTCGTCGTCATGCGTCGTCAGcttcgtctgtcatccgttacaaaaatttaaatcgtcttcttctccgaaactacaattccgattgactttaaacttggtatacagcttctgtatgatgatgtcaacacaaggtattgaaattattttgatccggatctgattctggatttggggccactttgaaaaattttccctttataagagataggaagtggattgatccaataaatcagtatcaatgatatcaagatggaatttgaatgttttacagatctgattggaatatgagcaaaacatgggctgtttctgtaatagaaaatcacacaaaactgggtgagaataaatggcatctggatacatttcccaaagcttttaatttggccggtaagatacagggtcATTGGTCTGATATTTTTTTGCATGGGTTCTTATGGTCCAGATGCAAcagtatactgcaaaaagactacatttcaatgaaaagtgttactgtgaggcaatgaataaaatgggttgaagaatgagcctttgggcctgatttcaaggcctcatggaccaaacatgaaggcacacacaattattttgatgccaaatctggtcttttcagggggtttcagcccagacagtcagtttcagcagtgtggatggaatacctaaGCAGATAGAGCTCCTCAAATTTGGaccaaaagcaaatttgcaaaatttaaagaaaaaacataaattttcaaagggctgtatctcctaaactattaccgATATGACATTCCaattttggatgtgttcttttatctggtaggtgaacaagtgtgaatttcttcagaattttctgagggggtcatgtgtcatgtggggcactttctgaaatctggtcgatttgggatggaatgagcCCCTGTCACTAAATAATTATTGATCTGTTTtgaactgtgtgttttaggaGTTTCTAATTGACCTGGGGAATGCAGAAGTGGAGCGTCTTGGAGAGAACGATGCACTTATCTTCAGAGAAAACACACTGGCAACTAAAGCCATTGATGAGTATATGAAGCTGGTCGGCCAGAAGTACCTGTTCGATACATTAGGTAGGGGGGGTGCAGCGTTAAAGGCCtttctcagggttagggttagggacaggtaCTGTTCAGGGGTCATATGGGTGGGTTAGGAAAATTAACACTACAACTGCCAGATGTCTGAAAAGCCAGATTAATATATatgattatgaaaaaaaaagataatatttaTCGGGTGTTACAGATGAATGTATGCTGtatgtaaattatattaattttaacTCTCAGTTTTTTACTCATGAATTACATTGAAACATCCAAAGTGTacgtagatcacaggtgtcaaacatacggcccaggggccaaatccggcccaccaaagggtccaatccggcccgcaagatgaatttgtgaaatgcaaaaattacactgaagaaattaacagtcaaTCGTTTTCCTTTCGGGGCCagaaaaagccctactttagtcccaagtcagtaaaatactaccataaaaacctacaaataatgacaattccaaatttttcctctgttttagtgtaaaaaagtgaaattacatgaaaatatgtaaatttacaaactagccttacacaaaaaatatgaaaaactagaaaagtgttaagagaagtaagtgcaattttactaatattctgccagttactaaaatattttgtaaatttgcagatccattgtgatctgttagttttaatgcacatttacaaatgataagcagaggtaaAATAtagtcaaaattgcacttatttttcttaacaaatttcagttttttcatggttgttcatgttattcacatttttaaaaggacactttatagatgtaaatgtttccataatgcagttttacttttttcactataaaacacattgaaatgtttggagttggcattatttatatattattatgttattaattcagtggtccggcccacttcagatcatactgggaggatgtggcccctgaactaaaatgagtttgacagccctggtgtagatTTAAGAGGATCCAGTTCAATGAAATTAGATTAAGTATTCATAATCAGTTTTTTTAGAAGTGTATAATTAAGCAAAAATGAGAATCATTGTGTCTTCTATACCTTAGAATGATCCAGTAATATCTGCAGAAGGAGTGCAGTGCTGTCCtgtccttttttctgttttatagctgATGGCATGTAGCACTGTGGGCCATTCCAAtccgttatctgtttttcattctggttttgaaaatgaaaaaccaaaaaaacaagtcatttttttttttttttttagttttaaattgaaaaacgaatgaacgaatgatacacggattcgtTCCATCCCTTTAACAGTGTTATCCCTTTAACAAAGTCAGAATGCACCATACAAACACTCTCTGCAAGGAGTGTATTCAGTTTCAATATGCAAATTTACCACCAAATGACATCAAATATAACACAGTGAACCTTTAGAAGAATGCATTTCAACATTATTTTTGCATAACAGAGAGAAGCCCACTGTGTGCAGCATGTTCCATGTACGTCTGTTGCACATGAAGGAATGAATACATGTGGTGGTAGGGTCTTCTGTGTGATGTTGTTTCTTTATTGGTGCTTCACTTTTCCTTCCTCTTCACTGCAGGAGACTTCATCAGTCATCTTTATGCCTCTGTGGAAAACTGTGAAGTGGACCATCGTAAATGTCCTGCGTCTGAGCTATCAAACAACCAGAAGCACTTAAAAGAAGTCTGTGAGGAAGTGGTGCAGAAGATTACTGAGATCCATGGGTGAGAAGACAGAGCTTATGTCAGAGATTAACTCACTCAGATTTATcaggaagtagggatgtaaccatatgaaaatttcatgtcacggttattgtgaccaaaattatcacagttatcattattattgcggtattattgaaattgtgctcaaaatgttaaaaaagtattgatacacacactgaaataatttaaccaagttgtatttagaaaaaaaaacaacaaaaaataaataaataaaataattggcacactgtcccttctgttgcagaaacattcaaatattaacccttagtggtctgaacctattttgtccgtttttcagtccttttgattttgcctttatatactatataaacaaatgtttactatacccatgtttgggatctgttttttcagctaaacttcatctatttcatctgtctattattttttttcacatataaacataaaaggctagaaaacacacaaaaaaaaaaaaaaaaagtctgatttgataaatgtatataatttattgcataaataacacacagatgcttaacgaaccttttcaaagactttaaaagtgaatattggttccaaatattaggtatagaaaattaaaattgtaataaattaaaactatactcaaatatttgacattaaagcagatctttacataggtgttttttcccctaaaagtgcggtagtcaaacatggttatcatgataattagaatttaaacggtaatactaaccatctgcagttTCACCgctgtttatcattataccggtaatcgttacatccctatcagGAAGTGAAGTCACTGAGCTGCTTCTCATTTCTTTCCCTCAGACCCTTTCCTGAAGAGTTAAACAGGATCTTCTCCAGCTGGGTGGAGCTTTGTGAAGACCAGGGCAGACAGGAAATCGGCCAGCGTCTCATTTCTGCCTCGCTGTTTCTTCGCTTCTTATGTCCTGCCATCCTCAGTCCTTCTCTTTTCAGTCTGACGCAGCCTTACCCAGAGCCAAACACCCTGCGGACCCTCACCTTAACGGCCAAAGTCATCCAGAACCTGGCCAACTTCACTTTGTGAGTGCTTTCTgatttgcacacaaacagaccggTTTTGTCAAAcagtgcactgtaagcccagactttgtatttactacaacactttaattccaatgtacttaaatgatttcagttttattgcattacaataaaatgttcagtatattctactaatttgtagatgtagtcgaaagaatgaaaaagtgtactttttttttcaccatatttttagtggtatttaagttttacatgACAAACAagaatcaaaacaaaataaacacgcatacacacacccattcacaccacgtagacttgcaccaaatgatatacagatatacatacataaataacatacatatattcttatgaaactgtgtacatagatgtagaaaaaaaatataaataaataaataaataaaattaaacaatgataatttgtgtaacatgtccctattttccagataccataatgttcatataaggttcccataactgtacaaattcctccagttttccgaaaaaatttcagttgaatggatttaaatcactcagttttagtcctgaccacacctttgtatctgtgcagtgcattgtgggtattgttcctgttgttgtaaatgtgttgtttttctgtgcagggttcagtgggttgtgctgttagtgttcatttggactgaatgtgtgtgtgtcagtgtttattggcctttttgtgtttgtttgtgtatttttgtacagctgcaccaggagtcagagccacaggaagaacaaattaaaagcacttcctgttcggacaaattacactgagctaacttcctgcctaacttccatctaCACTATAATatattaatttgaaaaattatacaaagcactttacattataatAGATTTTAATTTGAATCAACTTGGAACTGAGTCCAATGagctgatgatattcagtctaatgattctacaaaacaactgacactgcaacaaatttctggttaaattaacttggcatttagtttgttggacttaaaatagtaattccattcaaatcaaacatttaagtttaatacactcaagttttcattactcattacttcatttttttaaggcaacgagttacctgagatgtTTTACGTAAACTCATCTATCCGGTCTGACAGTGTAAACCATGTCTGACCAGTATCTGTAACATAAGTGGCTAACGTCAATTTACTGTTGTTCTGATTCAGGTTTGGAGAGAAGGAGGAGTACATGCTCTTCATGAATGAATTTTTGGAACAGCACTGGGATAAAATGAGAGGATTCTTACAAACAGTGTCTGATCCAAACACTGAAATCTCCATGACATCCTTTGACGGTTATGTCGACCTGCCGCTGCGTTTGGCCGTGCTGCACGGCCTACTGGTGGACATCATCCACCAGAAGGACCAGGTAGGAAGGaaaaccaccaggtccagtcTGGAAGGCACTTGGAGAGGCTGAGAAAAACTGTTAAAGTTAAAGTAGAAACTAACAGAGACAGTTCTTATATCTGTTGTCCCAGCCACACTGTTAATGCAGCCCTTTGAAAATCAGATGGTTTGAGATCCTTTccgttcatttgggaactaaagCTGTCTGATAAATACAGAGGGGTAAAATGtgcattttcctctgaaaaactgttgagtagaagtataaactagaagcagtcggagagcgcagacctccgccaaggcagatcagcccccccccccccccccccccccccatcaccgccaaaatgtaagcatttgttccttgtgccagtatcaacatttcctgaaaatgtcatccaaatccatccttaacttttggagttatcttgttagcagacagacgaacaaataAAAAATCCCCCCCGCCCCAaagattgatctggatcctcaATCTTCAATATCTGGTAGAACCCGttgggaactttttttttttttttttttccccaggcaCTCTGACCATGCGTTGTGGAGATacacatatgttgaaaatatccctatctcccaatgataaagcaTCCTTTTacaaattcctggatccagacggtgatccggatcattcccaaaatctaatcatttgttactcgtcccatttcggacatttcctgaaaatttcatcaaaatccatccataactttttcagttatgttgctactAACATACGAACAAATCCTGgccaaaacagaacctccttggcagaagtaaaTATGTTACAAACAccagtaaagtacaaatacctGAAATTTGTACCCAAATAGtatttgagtaaaagtacttaCTCAATCCCCCATAGTTGACACCCTGTTAATCCAACCCAGTGTGGGTCCTAACGTGCAGCTGCTTCCTTCTGCAGGACACCGTTGACAAGCTGCACCCTCTGCCTTCAATTTTAAACCAGATCACAGAGTCGCTGGGTCCTGAAGCCCCCCGGATCCTGGTTAACAGGTAGGACTGTGGCCCACTGTGGGTCACTTTACCCATACAGAGATGGGCTGTGCTCATAGGAAGTTTTATACAGTAGATTATCAACAGCAGTAGAAACGGACTTTGACAGTGAATAATGGTTAACATTAGGCTTCTAAACTGGAACTACTGACTTTGAGGGAAGCGATACAAAAGTATAAATGgcaccctgttgagccgcattatgtcataaattcccattatgtaataaaagttcagaatgtaataagaatgtcacgtcatcttataataaagccgcattatgtaataaactgacgcgttttgtaataaactacatcagcACATTATATactaatttttttcacattatgtagtaagggattacaatttgaaaaatttattacaaaatgcacttgacacatttttattttaaaaaaaaaatgtcataacaTGGTtctttatgtaataacaatccaaattaatataatttcagagcagttcagaagaaattagtcacaggagctgcaggtaatggaatcagaactttaaccacacagtttaaaaatgaaaataaaaatgtgtcaagtgcattttgtaataaatttctcaaattgtaataagttaCTACATAATAcgaaaaatttactacataatgcactgaggtagtttattacaaaatgcgtcagtttattacataatgtggctttattacaagatgacgtgacattcttattacattttgaacttttattacataatgggaatttattacataatgcggctcaacacaccctCTTTTTGGTATTAGGGTCTAGTAGTCCAGTATTTCAGTCAAGACCACAGAAGGACCAAGAGGAAACCTGTGCAGCACAATGAAAAGCAGGCATACAGCTTCTTCCTATGAGCGACAGTACAAACCATGCTGTCAGGTTTAAAGTTCAGTTTAGTGATTCACAGACTTCATTTAGGCTGTGgaattatttattactttgacttaaaTGTTCATTCCAACAGGTTTCCAGATTGTAATAAAGTGAGAGATAGTAGTAATGCACTCAGTGTCCAAATCTGGGGTGAGTTGATAttatattaaccctctggtatcctgtccaccaaggcccttactaagcaccaggtgtgccttttttgcacacttgtggaataatgtcaaaaaatttttcatacagtttgtttttaattcttttacacttttttctatttcatcaacttgagccgtaaataaaaataccaaatactcaataactgtcacattttttaaccctttaaataccatgtttgtattgtaaacaaaccatttttttatgcaaaaaacacaaaaaattattttttttcaatatactacataaaaagtggatcacacattatttgattttttcatcctggcatatgtcagtgattaacaacatcagttaatttgcatgattatttttggcgctaggtcaaatgttcaaaaatactagcatctgtcaccaggtgtgcataaaatgcacacctataaatcaaactattaaatattatatcttgattgatttttctgctctaatctgattttatttttgtaaatcaaggtcagccttaatcatacagatcaaataattattaattttagatttttttagcccattaaatgatctcttttcatcatgatgtcaatacattttttgatgcaaaaaacataaaacatgtttttttttttgtttttgttttttttttttttcaaaatactacataaaaattggatcacatattgtctgatttttgcagcctggcatatgtcaataattaacagcaacattaacaacgttaataaattaatttagcccctcccctctcaaatgaagcccagatatcagtaaaagcaggatttatgccttaaaggctttggatcaaaaacagtggatataatgggagaaatagtgcattttaggcacacttggcagacagatgctggtctggtcattttcttttgtttacaatgtgcacattttagttggtagacagaattttaaagatcttgcaaaaatgaacaacttttgaattctaaccttatttaaactgtgaaaaataatatgaagttttttaatacaaagtgcaaagtgtgcctaaaaagcgcacccggataccagagggttaagcagATCATCTCCATCACTACCATGTCACCATGAGACACCCAAAATAAAGATAGTGGAATATCCAGGGCATGACCAGGACATGAGCAACTTGTGCAGTAATCTGAATGAAAAACCTGCTGTTGTTCCATGTGTGTGACACAGACTGTCCTTTGTAGCCAAACAGGACAAGCCAAGCCCACGTATGTCCCTCCTAAAGACCTGGGCAAATACAGCCCCCATCAGTCATCCCAGCAGCAGCTTCCTGTGGACTCCAGAGGGTATGGCAGATGTACTGGAAGATGTTTGGGTAGTCTATACTAAGATCAGTGCACTCATCCAGTTTGTTTGGAATTGTTGGTGTCATCAGAGACAACAGGATTCGGAGAAGTATGAGGGACAGAGAAAGGAAGCCGGTCACCAGAACCCAGAGCGCCCCGCACCGACGGCCCATGAAGCACACCATGAAGAGGCAGACCAGCTCTGAGAACCTGCCCACAGCCGAGCACCAGCCAGAGGAAAGCAACACACCCAGTATCACCTCACCACGACCTGTGAGTGCGAAGGACAAGTGTGGGCCTCACTCACTTATTTTAGCCGCTATGCTACAGGCCGTGGCCTCCACACAACATACACTACAACTATCCCACACAGCACAGgctctaaaccagtgttttcaaccttggggtcgggaccccacgtggggttgcctgaaatttctagtaactgattaaaaaaaaaaaaaaattactaattaaaatatacactgtaaaaaaaacaaaaacaaaaaaaaaaactgtaaaaaagcaGTATTATTCcgtcagcaggggtgctgaataaatactgtaaaataacgtaaaataaccatctcataaaaatacgataattttccacaattaaaatgcagtttttttgccctaactttacatgaaattttgcttctttttttgactttttaatgtgtaataaagaatatttacatgtattaaaacaatcaaattacctataaataaataaataaataaataaatatatatatataattttcaatgagactcagttgtccaatccactgataaaaactgtatttggacagtttatcagtgcttatacatgttatacattcacaaaactacattcattcaacatttttgttgtgaaacctcctgtaattacacaagatatttgtcaattaccCAATGCatattttgaataaataaataaataaataactggcataatgtcccttctgttgcagaaacattcaaatattaacccttagtggtctgagcctatttttatatactatataaacaaatgtttactatacccatgtttgggatctgttttttttcagcacaacttcatctatgtcatctgtctattattttttcacttaaacctactataaaaatataaaaggccagaaaacacaaaaatatatgaaatccgatttgaaaaatgtatataatttattgcataaataacacacagacgcttaattaaccttttcaaagactttaaaagtgaatattggttccaaatattaggtatagaaaatcaaaattgtaataaattaaaactatactcaaatatttgacataaaagcagatctttacatagggttttttcccctgaagGTGtgctaatcaaacacggttatcatgagaattagaatttaaacagtaatactaaccgtctgcagttttactatggtttatcattataccagtaatcgttacatccctacactgcTCTAAACATTTTTGGGccattttgtcctgtttttacagAATGTCATTATCAAACACCCACCTGCACCAATTCCCTGGATCAAAGACCTGCAAAACAGAGAGTCTAGTGAGATGAAGGCTGAAAATGAACAGCTCAGTTTACTGGACCAGGTACCTGATGTCAGACCTGCATGGGTTTAGCATTACTTTTATtcaataaattacatttttaactaAATGCCAGTTCCCCATTTTCCTGCCAGCACGCTCAAGAACTGTCAGAGCTTCGTCTGGGGATAGAGCAGGTAACGGAGCGGGAGCTGGACATGGCCAAACGCCTGGAAGACTTCATCATTCAGAGCCAGGACCAGAATGCAATGCTGCAGGCTGAAGTCAATGAGCTGCGGGACCTCCTGGCAGTGAGAGAAGAGCAGCTGGCCAGTGCCACCTTCAGGTAAGACTGGGAAACTCAGCAGGAGTCCTGTCTGTTATCTGTACGTAGCTCTGGGgttggaaccatatgaaaatgtcacATCACAGTcattgtgaccagaattatcatgattatcattattattgcagtatgattgaaattgtgctcaaaatgttcaaaaagtactgatacacacactgaaatactttaaccaaggtgtattttggaaaaaataaagagtaaaataaaataaaataattggcacaatgtcccctctgttgcagaaacattcaaatattaacccttagtggtctgagcctattgtggccgtttttcagtcctttttatttttttatttattttttttttattcattcattccaatctaaatgcatggaaaggagcaggatgaagaaaacttctaataaaacttctaatacctgcccccttcttgaaacatctgcttccatcagatacgtTGCCCTTACAGTTATTAAAGTCAACAGTTTACATGACAGTCAATCctaataaaacaaatccaacatccataagtgaAATTATTTCATTCCATGCTTTTATacagcttctctattctttccttatataaCCTCTTTAACTGATAAATATTtgtgcagctcttctcttccattacCAAtaaattccacattctgacacccacaacacaaatacacattttcttttcATTAATCCGAACTCTTTGCTGTttcaaattaaacctccttctgtgttcttcatcctgtcatgctaaaacaaataatctctgcaaatttgcagcaaaagtccatTTCTTGCTCtaaattttgcctttatatactatataaacaaatgtttactatacccatgtttgctatctgtttttcagcacaacttcatctatatcatctgtctattattttttttactttaacctactataaaaatataaaaggtcagaaaacacacacacaaaaaaaacaatatatagaaaaaaaatgtatatactttattgcataaataaaacaaagatgcttaacgaaccttttcaaagactttaaaagtgaatattggttccaaatattaggtatagaaaatgaaaattgtaataaattaaaactatactcaaatatttgacataaaagcagatctttacataggcatttttcccttaaaagtgcggtaatcaaacacggttatcatgataattagaatttaaacggaaatactaaccgtctgcagttttaccgcagtttatcattataccggtaattgttacatccctactgagCTCCTAAATTGAATCGGTATCTCactttgtatatgttgtgtggtTATATTTCGCACATGCATCCTGTTTAAATACACTGTGCTCTTAACCATGCTCTGTCCATCTGTGGTAAAGATTCACATGATGATGACTACAGTCTGTGTCGCTGATGCTTACCATTTAAGATGTGTTGGAGAGAAATGA from Sphaeramia orbicularis chromosome 1, fSphaOr1.1, whole genome shotgun sequence includes these protein-coding regions:
- the rasal3 gene encoding ras GTPase-activating protein nGAP isoform X2; protein product: MMGFRRWIVCGGALECSPDHVGQPGGPRPKVQDGGVRALIKRRLESKAKRNSNPPPNPMGLHKGSRHYGSRESVSIPLSTVGSLDLSADTSTVIRPVHSSILGEKYCFEVISSDNSHCFGCSSAAERDRWIEDLRRAAQPNKDNIERTENSLSLWINEAKDLPPKRRYYCEVHLDGTLFARTSSRAVGKPSNRSSLAGDGSTGSSGGVGPGGGATGCQLFWGEFFELDNLPAVSQITLHLFREEDPKKKRHSRDESSLHPLGSVAIPLAEIRGRTYQEKWYPITPHKVQGAAGNKEPLGLQASLRIKARFQNLQVLPMEKYKEFAEYVTVDYVEMCRSLEPLLTVKEKEDLAGALVHVLQSIGKAKEFLIDLGNAEVERLGENDALIFRENTLATKAIDEYMKLVGQKYLFDTLGDFISHLYASVENCEVDHRKCPASELSNNQKHLKEVCEEVVQKITEIHGPFPEELNRIFSSWVELCEDQGRQEIGQRLISASLFLRFLCPAILSPSLFSLTQPYPEPNTLRTLTLTAKVIQNLANFTLFGEKEEYMLFMNEFLEQHWDKMRGFLQTVSDPNTEISMTSFDGYVDLPLRLAVLHGLLVDIIHQKDQDTVDKLHPLPSILNQITESLGPEAPRILVNSQTGQAKPTYVPPKDLGKYSPHQSSQQQLPVDSRGDNRIRRSMRDRERKPVTRTQSAPHRRPMKHTMKRQTSSENLPTAEHQPEESNTPSITSPRPNVIIKHPPAPIPWIKDLQNRESSEMKAENEQLSLLDQHAQELSELRLGIEQVTERELDMAKRLEDFIIQSQDQNAMLQAEVNELRDLLAVREEQLASATFRLGVIEEEREEDERKLSVAIAATERMNVLEEQFAVLLKDLQQLNEAHSGQQNKQQQEKPHINST
- the rasal3 gene encoding ras GTPase-activating protein nGAP isoform X1, with the protein product MWTRNRVSSCLSNFSMQNLVDIESECSPDHVGQPGGPRPKVQDGGVRALIKRRLESKAKRNSNPPPNPMGLHKGSRHYGSRESVSIPLSTVGSLDLSADTSTVIRPVHSSILGEKYCFEVISSDNSHCFGCSSAAERDRWIEDLRRAAQPNKDNIERTENSLSLWINEAKDLPPKRRYYCEVHLDGTLFARTSSRAVGKPSNRSSLAGDGSTGSSGGVGPGGGATGCQLFWGEFFELDNLPAVSQITLHLFREEDPKKKRHSRDESSLHPLGSVAIPLAEIRGRTYQEKWYPITPHKVQGAAGNKEPLGLQASLRIKARFQNLQVLPMEKYKEFAEYVTVDYVEMCRSLEPLLTVKEKEDLAGALVHVLQSIGKAKEFLIDLGNAEVERLGENDALIFRENTLATKAIDEYMKLVGQKYLFDTLGDFISHLYASVENCEVDHRKCPASELSNNQKHLKEVCEEVVQKITEIHGPFPEELNRIFSSWVELCEDQGRQEIGQRLISASLFLRFLCPAILSPSLFSLTQPYPEPNTLRTLTLTAKVIQNLANFTLFGEKEEYMLFMNEFLEQHWDKMRGFLQTVSDPNTEISMTSFDGYVDLPLRLAVLHGLLVDIIHQKDQDTVDKLHPLPSILNQITESLGPEAPRILVNSQTGQAKPTYVPPKDLGKYSPHQSSQQQLPVDSRGDNRIRRSMRDRERKPVTRTQSAPHRRPMKHTMKRQTSSENLPTAEHQPEESNTPSITSPRPNVIIKHPPAPIPWIKDLQNRESSEMKAENEQLSLLDQHAQELSELRLGIEQVTERELDMAKRLEDFIIQSQDQNAMLQAEVNELRDLLAVREEQLASATFRLGVIEEEREEDERKLSVAIAATERMNVLEEQFAVLLKDLQQLNEAHSGQQNKQQQEKPHINST